Proteins from one Mycobacterium sp. SMC-2 genomic window:
- a CDS encoding lysoplasmalogenase, protein MEVPYAPRLVLGGWVVAGWAALGYGVYLTVLALGSPPGTELTGHWALQPLFKASMALLLTAAAVGHAVVRERRWLMPALLLSAIGDWALAIPWWSQSFVVGLGAFLLAHLCFLGALLPLAARRPSRPRIAAVVAMCVATIALLVWFWPHLDKLTLPVTAYILVLTAMVCAALVAQLPTIWTAVGAACFAASDSLIAIGRFILGNEALAVPIWWLYAAALILMTAGFFFGREAPVDQPGPAES, encoded by the coding sequence ATGGAGGTACCGTACGCACCTCGTCTGGTGCTCGGCGGCTGGGTGGTGGCCGGCTGGGCCGCCCTGGGCTACGGCGTGTACCTGACGGTGCTGGCTTTGGGCTCACCGCCGGGCACCGAGCTCACCGGGCATTGGGCGTTGCAGCCGCTGTTCAAGGCGTCGATGGCGTTGTTGCTGACGGCCGCCGCGGTGGGCCACGCCGTCGTCCGCGAGCGGCGATGGCTGATGCCGGCGCTGCTGCTGTCGGCCATCGGCGACTGGGCGCTGGCGATCCCGTGGTGGTCCCAGTCCTTCGTCGTGGGCCTGGGTGCATTCCTGTTGGCGCACTTGTGTTTCCTGGGCGCGCTGCTGCCCCTGGCGGCGAGGCGCCCCTCGAGGCCGCGCATCGCCGCCGTGGTCGCGATGTGTGTGGCCACCATCGCGCTGCTGGTCTGGTTCTGGCCGCACCTGGACAAGCTGACGCTCCCGGTGACGGCCTACATCCTGGTGCTGACCGCGATGGTGTGCGCCGCCCTGGTGGCGCAGCTGCCCACGATCTGGACGGCGGTGGGGGCGGCATGTTTCGCGGCGTCCGATTCCCTGATCGCCATCGGCCGCTTCATCCTCGGCAACGAGGCGCTGGCCGTGCCGATCTGGTGGTTGTACGCCGCGGCGCTGATCCTGATGACAGCCGGGTTCTTCTTCGGTCGTGAGGCACCGGTGGACCAGCCAGGGCCGGCCGAAAGCTGA
- a CDS encoding primosomal protein N', with amino-acid sequence MSTPARTHVQVEPIARVLPMLSVPHLDREFDYLVSAEQSDDAHPGVRVRVRFHGRLVDAFVLERRNDTDHQGQLGWLDRVVSPEPVLTPEIRRLVDAVAARYAGTRPDVLRLAVPPRHARVEAEPTAVLRLPVPAPVDPSAWEAYGRGAQFLDALAESRAARAVWQALPGESWADRFAEAAAQTIRAGRTALAIVPDQRDLDTLWRAATARIDENGVVALAAGLGPAARYRRWLAALRGHARLVMGTRSAVFAPLSDLGLVMVWADADDSLAEPRAPYPHAREVAMLRAHQARCAALIAGYARTAEAQALVRSGWAHDIVAARAVVRARTPRVVALDDTGYADERDPAARTARIPSIALRAARSSLQAGAPVLVQVPRRGYVPSLACARCRTIARCRHCTGPLSLAEPSQEGGQALVCRWCGRIDPTRRCARCGSDAVRAVVVGARRTAEELGRAFPGTAVITSSGDGVVPEVAAGPALVVATPGAEPVASGGYGAALLLDTWALLGRQDLRAAEDALWRWMTAAALVRARGDGGVVLAVADSSIPTVQSLIRWDPVGHADADLAARTELGLPPSVHIAALDGAADAVAALLEEAGLPEGADVLGPVDLPAGVRRPAGTPADVPVTRMLVRARREQGLALAAALRRGVSVLSARQTHEPVRVQIDPLHIG; translated from the coding sequence TTGAGCACCCCCGCGCGCACCCATGTCCAGGTCGAACCCATCGCCCGGGTGCTGCCGATGCTCTCGGTGCCGCACCTGGACCGCGAGTTCGACTATCTAGTGTCGGCCGAGCAGTCCGACGATGCCCACCCGGGTGTGCGGGTGCGGGTGCGGTTTCACGGGCGGCTGGTCGACGCGTTCGTGCTGGAGCGCCGCAACGACACCGACCATCAGGGGCAACTCGGTTGGCTGGACCGCGTCGTGTCGCCCGAACCGGTGCTGACCCCCGAGATACGTCGGTTGGTCGACGCGGTGGCGGCGCGCTACGCCGGAACCCGGCCGGACGTGCTGCGCCTGGCGGTGCCGCCCCGGCACGCCCGGGTGGAGGCGGAACCGACGGCCGTCCTGCGGCTGCCGGTGCCCGCGCCCGTCGATCCGTCCGCGTGGGAGGCGTACGGGCGGGGTGCCCAGTTCCTGGACGCTCTGGCCGAGTCTCGGGCCGCGCGGGCCGTCTGGCAGGCCCTGCCGGGGGAGTCGTGGGCGGACCGATTCGCCGAGGCCGCCGCGCAGACCATCCGCGCCGGGCGGACGGCCCTGGCGATCGTGCCCGACCAGCGCGACCTGGACACCTTGTGGCGGGCCGCGACCGCGCGGATCGACGAGAACGGTGTGGTGGCGCTTGCGGCCGGACTCGGGCCGGCCGCTCGCTATCGCCGGTGGCTTGCCGCGCTGCGCGGTCATGCGCGGCTGGTAATGGGCACTCGCAGCGCGGTTTTCGCGCCGCTGAGCGATTTGGGCCTCGTCATGGTGTGGGCCGACGCCGACGACAGCCTGGCCGAGCCCCGGGCACCGTACCCGCACGCGCGGGAGGTGGCGATGCTGCGCGCGCATCAGGCGCGGTGCGCCGCGCTGATCGCGGGGTACGCGCGCACCGCCGAGGCGCAGGCGTTGGTGCGCAGCGGATGGGCGCACGACATCGTCGCGGCCCGGGCGGTGGTGCGCGCCCGCACGCCGCGCGTGGTCGCCCTCGACGACACCGGCTACGCGGACGAACGCGACCCGGCCGCGCGCACCGCGCGCATCCCGTCGATCGCGCTGCGCGCCGCCCGTTCGTCGCTGCAGGCCGGGGCGCCGGTGCTGGTGCAGGTGCCGCGGCGCGGGTATGTCCCGTCGCTGGCCTGCGCGCGCTGCCGCACCATCGCCCGGTGCCGGCACTGCACGGGCCCCCTCTCACTAGCCGAGCCGTCGCAGGAGGGCGGCCAGGCGCTGGTCTGCCGGTGGTGCGGGCGAATCGACCCGACGCGGCGGTGCGCGCGCTGCGGGTCGGACGCGGTGCGCGCCGTCGTCGTGGGGGCGCGCCGCACCGCCGAGGAGCTCGGGCGTGCATTTCCCGGTACCGCGGTGATCACCTCGTCGGGTGACGGCGTCGTGCCGGAGGTCGCCGCCGGCCCGGCCCTGGTGGTGGCCACCCCGGGGGCGGAACCGGTCGCGTCGGGCGGCTACGGGGCGGCGTTGTTGTTGGACACCTGGGCGCTGCTCGGACGGCAGGACCTGCGTGCCGCCGAGGACGCGTTGTGGCGCTGGATGACCGCCGCGGCGCTCGTGCGTGCCCGCGGCGACGGCGGAGTCGTGCTGGCGGTGGCCGACTCGTCTATCCCCACGGTGCAATCGCTGATCCGCTGGGATCCGGTGGGTCACGCCGACGCCGACTTGGCGGCCCGAACGGAGTTGGGCCTGCCGCCGAGCGTGCACATCGCGGCCCTGGACGGCGCCGCCGATGCGGTGGCGGCGCTGCTCGAAGAGGCCGGCCTGCCGGAGGGGGCCGACGTGCTGGGACCCGTGGATTTGCCGGCGGGCGTGCGCCGCCCGGCGGGCACCCCGGCCGACGTGCCGGTGACCAGGATGCTGGTGCGCGCGCGCCGGGAGCAGGGCCTGGCGCTGGCCGCGGCGCTGCGCCGCGGCGTGAGCGTGCTGTCCGCCCGCCAGACCCACGAGCCGGTCCGGGTACAGATCGATCCACTGCATATCGGATGA
- a CDS encoding MarR family winged helix-turn-helix transcriptional regulator, producing MATDNATTADESLDVITDALLTASRLLVAISARSIEQVDETITISQFRTLVILSNRGPVNLATLAGLLGVQPSATGRMVDRLVAAGLIDRLPHPTSRRELLAALTKRGREVVRQVTSFRRAEIAAIVGKMPPPERRGLVRALTAFTAAGGEPDVHLDADIDL from the coding sequence ATGGCAACGGACAACGCGACGACAGCGGACGAGTCGCTGGATGTAATCACCGACGCTTTGCTGACGGCTTCCCGCCTGCTGGTTGCCATCTCGGCGCGCTCGATCGAACAGGTGGACGAGACCATCACGATTTCGCAATTCCGGACGCTGGTGATCCTGTCCAATCGGGGCCCGGTCAACCTGGCCACACTGGCCGGGCTGCTCGGGGTGCAACCATCGGCCACCGGGCGGATGGTCGACCGGCTGGTCGCGGCCGGGCTGATCGACCGCCTCCCGCACCCGACCTCCCGGCGCGAGCTGCTGGCCGCGCTGACCAAGCGGGGGCGCGAGGTCGTTCGTCAGGTCACCTCGTTCCGGCGCGCGGAGATCGCGGCCATCGTGGGGAAGATGCCGCCGCCGGAGCGGCGCGGGCTGGTGCGGGCCCTGACCGCGTTCACCGCGGCCGGCGGTGAGCCCGATGTGCACCTGGACGCCGACATCGACCTTTAG
- a CDS encoding class I SAM-dependent methyltransferase: MTLDTAIGDAAPHGAIWALGDYPRMAEEVMAPLGPILVEATGIGPGVRVLDVAAGSGNISIPAAATGATVVSSDLTPELLQRSQARAAAQGVTIDYREANAHALPFGDGEFDVVVSAIGVQFASDQQRAADELVRVCRPGGTIGVISWTPAGFFGRMLATIRPYRPSLSPAVPPAPLWGREGYVTRLLGDRVGPMTAVRGMLEVNRFDSADAVHTYFKNHYGPTIEAYANIGHNRVLAAELDAQLVELAQQYLSDGTMNWEYLLVTAQKR; this comes from the coding sequence ATGACTCTCGACACCGCGATCGGCGACGCGGCTCCCCATGGAGCGATATGGGCGCTCGGTGACTACCCCCGGATGGCCGAGGAAGTGATGGCCCCGCTGGGCCCGATCCTGGTCGAGGCCACCGGCATCGGCCCCGGCGTGCGGGTGCTCGACGTCGCCGCCGGCTCGGGCAACATCTCAATACCGGCCGCCGCGACGGGCGCCACCGTGGTTTCCAGCGACCTCACCCCCGAGCTGTTGCAGCGGTCGCAGGCCCGGGCCGCCGCACAGGGCGTGACCATCGACTACCGGGAAGCCAACGCGCACGCGCTGCCCTTCGGCGACGGCGAGTTCGACGTCGTCGTCTCCGCGATCGGCGTGCAGTTCGCATCGGACCAACAGCGGGCCGCCGACGAACTGGTCCGGGTCTGCCGGCCGGGCGGAACGATCGGCGTGATCAGCTGGACACCGGCCGGGTTCTTCGGCCGGATGCTTGCCACCATCAGGCCCTATCGGCCCAGCCTGTCGCCGGCCGTACCACCCGCCCCGCTGTGGGGGCGGGAGGGCTATGTCACCAGACTGCTCGGCGACCGCGTCGGCCCGATGACCGCGGTGCGGGGAATGCTGGAAGTGAACCGGTTCGACAGCGCCGACGCGGTGCACACCTACTTCAAGAACCACTACGGCCCGACGATCGAGGCCTACGCGAACATCGGCCACAACCGCGTGTTGGCCGCCGAGCTCGACGCCCAACTCGTCGAACTCGCCCAGCAATACCTCTCCGACGGCACCATGAATTGGGAGTACCTGCTGGTCACCGCCCAGAAGCGCTAA
- the fmt gene encoding methionyl-tRNA formyltransferase: MRLVFAGTPEPALPALRQLIDSPRHEVIAVLTRPDAAVGRHGKPQPSPVAREALDRGIPLLRPARPNSDEFVAELSELAPDCCAVVAYGALLREALLAVPPRGWINLHFSLLPAWRGAAPVQAAIAAGDTVTGATTFQIEPSLDSGPIYGVVTETIRPTDTAGELLERLAVSGAALLSTTLDGIEDQTLTPRPQPADGVSIAPKITVQQARVRWDLPAHVVERRIRSVTPSPGAWTLIGDLRIKLGPVRIEADAPKGLQPGAIHVDRKNVWIGTGSQAVRLGQMQPPGKKLMNAVDWARGARLDPAARAT; encoded by the coding sequence GTGCGTCTCGTCTTCGCCGGCACCCCCGAACCCGCGTTGCCCGCGCTGCGCCAGCTCATCGACTCGCCCCGTCACGAGGTGATCGCCGTGCTGACCCGGCCCGACGCCGCCGTCGGCCGGCACGGCAAGCCGCAGCCCTCGCCGGTGGCCCGCGAAGCGCTCGACCGCGGCATCCCGCTGCTGCGACCGGCGCGGCCGAATTCGGACGAGTTCGTCGCCGAACTGTCGGAGTTGGCGCCGGACTGCTGCGCGGTCGTGGCCTACGGCGCGTTGCTGCGCGAGGCGCTGCTGGCGGTGCCCCCGCGTGGGTGGATCAACCTGCACTTCTCGCTGCTGCCGGCCTGGCGTGGGGCGGCACCGGTGCAGGCGGCGATCGCGGCCGGGGACACCGTCACCGGGGCGACGACGTTCCAGATCGAACCCAGCCTGGACTCCGGCCCCATCTACGGCGTGGTCACCGAGACGATCCGGCCGACCGACACCGCGGGCGAACTGCTTGAGCGGCTGGCCGTTTCGGGTGCGGCGCTGCTATCGACCACACTGGACGGCATCGAAGATCAGACGTTGACGCCCCGACCGCAGCCCGCCGACGGGGTGAGCATCGCGCCGAAGATCACCGTCCAGCAGGCCCGCGTGCGCTGGGACCTGCCGGCGCACGTCGTGGAGCGCCGGATCCGCTCGGTCACACCCAGCCCGGGTGCCTGGACGCTGATCGGCGACCTGCGCATCAAGCTCGGCCCGGTGCGCATCGAGGCGGATGCGCCAAAGGGCTTGCAGCCCGGCGCGATCCACGTCGACCGCAAGAACGTGTGGATCGGCACCGGATCGCAAGCCGTGCGGCTGGGCCAAATGCAGCCGCCCGGAAAGAAACTCATGAATGCCGTCGACTGGGCCCGGGGCGCACGACTCGACCCCGCCGCGCGGGCGACATGA
- a CDS encoding RsmB/NOP family class I SAM-dependent RNA methyltransferase, which yields MSPPRPPDRGRGKRRRPLDPARAAAFDVLRAVSERDAYANLALPALLRERGISGRDAAFATELTYGTCRTRGLLDAVIGAAARRSPDTIDPVLLDLLRLGTYQLLRTRVDTYAAVSTTVEQAGIEFDSARAGFVNGVLRTIAARDEKSWVEELAPDPARDPVGHAAFVHAHPRWIAQAFADALGTAADELEAVLASDDERPQVHLAARPGVLTAAELADAVGGTVGRYSPYAVYLPGGDPGRLAPVRDGAALVQDEGSQLVARALTLAPVEGDTGRWLDLCAGPGGKTALLAAVAAGSGARVTAVEPAPRRADLVAENARGLPVDVLRVDGRQTGLEPAFDRVLVDAPCTGLGALRRRPEARWRRQPADVPALTKLQRELLGAAIALTRPGGVVLYATCSPHLAETVGVVADALRRHPVCALDARPLFEPVTGLGDGPYVQLWPHRHGTDAMFAAALRREAG from the coding sequence ATGAGCCCGCCCCGACCGCCGGACCGCGGGCGCGGCAAGCGGCGCCGGCCGCTCGACCCCGCGCGCGCCGCCGCGTTCGACGTGCTGCGCGCGGTCAGCGAGCGCGACGCCTACGCGAACCTGGCCCTGCCCGCCCTGCTGCGCGAACGCGGGATCAGCGGTCGCGACGCCGCGTTCGCCACCGAGCTGACCTACGGCACCTGCCGCACCCGGGGCCTGCTCGACGCGGTGATCGGCGCCGCCGCGAGGCGCTCGCCGGACACCATCGACCCGGTGCTGCTCGACCTGCTACGTCTCGGCACTTACCAGCTGCTACGCACCCGGGTCGACACGTACGCCGCGGTATCCACCACGGTGGAACAGGCCGGTATCGAATTCGATTCGGCCCGAGCGGGTTTCGTCAACGGCGTGCTGCGCACCATCGCCGCCCGGGACGAGAAGTCCTGGGTCGAGGAGCTGGCGCCCGACCCGGCGCGGGATCCGGTCGGGCATGCCGCCTTCGTGCACGCCCACCCCCGCTGGATCGCCCAGGCCTTCGCCGACGCGCTCGGGACGGCCGCGGACGAGCTCGAGGCGGTGCTGGCCAGCGACGACGAACGGCCGCAGGTGCACCTGGCGGCCCGGCCCGGGGTGCTGACCGCCGCGGAGCTGGCCGACGCGGTCGGCGGCACGGTCGGCCGGTATTCGCCCTATGCGGTGTACCTGCCGGGTGGGGATCCCGGGCGGTTGGCGCCGGTGCGCGACGGCGCCGCCCTGGTCCAGGACGAGGGCAGCCAGCTGGTCGCGCGGGCGCTGACGCTGGCGCCGGTCGAGGGCGACACCGGCCGGTGGCTGGATCTGTGCGCCGGGCCGGGCGGCAAGACCGCGCTGCTGGCCGCGGTGGCGGCCGGGTCCGGGGCCCGCGTCACGGCGGTGGAGCCGGCCCCGCGCCGCGCCGACCTGGTGGCCGAGAACGCCCGCGGTCTCCCGGTCGACGTGCTGCGCGTCGACGGGCGCCAGACCGGACTCGAGCCGGCCTTCGACCGGGTGCTGGTCGACGCGCCGTGCACCGGGCTGGGCGCGTTGCGGCGCCGGCCCGAGGCGCGGTGGCGGCGCCAGCCGGCCGACGTGCCGGCGCTCACCAAGCTGCAACGCGAGCTGCTGGGCGCCGCGATCGCGCTGACCCGGCCGGGCGGTGTGGTGCTCTATGCGACCTGTTCGCCGCACCTCGCCGAAACCGTCGGGGTGGTCGCCGACGCGCTCCGCCGGCACCCGGTGTGCGCGTTGGACGCCCGGCCGCTGTTCGAGCCCGTCACCGGGCTGGGGGACGGGCCGTACGTCCAGCTCTGGCCGCATCGGCACGGCACCGACGCCATGTTCGCCGCCGCGCTGCGCCGCGAGGCGGGGTAG
- the rpe gene encoding ribulose-phosphate 3-epimerase has protein sequence MPGNTGRPLIAPSILAADFARLADEAAAVGGADWLHVDVMDNHFVPNLTIGLPVVESLLATTTIPMDCHLMIEDPDRWAPGYAEAGAYNVTFHAEATDNPVAVARDIHAAGAKAGISVKPGTPLEPYLEILPHFDTLLIMSVEPGFGGQSFIPEVLSKVRAVRKLIDAGELRILVEIDGGINDETIEQAAEAGVDCFVAGSAVYGAEDPEAAVEALRRQAAAASPHLRR, from the coding sequence ATGCCTGGCAACACCGGTAGGCCGCTGATCGCGCCGTCCATCCTCGCCGCCGATTTCGCGCGGCTGGCCGATGAGGCGGCCGCGGTGGGGGGCGCCGACTGGCTGCACGTCGATGTGATGGACAACCACTTCGTGCCTAACCTGACCATCGGGCTGCCGGTGGTCGAGAGCCTGCTGGCGACCACGACCATCCCGATGGACTGCCATCTGATGATCGAGGACCCCGACCGTTGGGCGCCCGGCTACGCCGAGGCCGGCGCCTACAACGTCACCTTCCACGCCGAGGCCACCGACAACCCGGTCGCGGTGGCGCGCGACATCCACGCCGCGGGCGCCAAGGCGGGGATCAGTGTCAAGCCGGGAACCCCGCTGGAGCCGTACCTGGAAATCCTGCCGCACTTCGACACCCTGCTCATCATGTCGGTCGAGCCCGGCTTCGGCGGCCAGAGCTTCATCCCCGAGGTGCTGAGCAAGGTCCGCGCCGTGCGCAAGCTAATCGACGCTGGAGAGCTGAGGATCCTGGTCGAGATCGACGGCGGCATCAACGACGAAACCATCGAGCAGGCCGCCGAGGCCGGCGTCGACTGCTTCGTCGCCGGGTCGGCCGTCTACGGCGCCGAGGACCCGGAGGCCGCCGTGGAGGCGCTGCGGAGGCAGGCCGCCGCCGCGTCACCGCACCTGCGCCGATGA
- the ribD gene encoding bifunctional diaminohydroxyphosphoribosylaminopyrimidine deaminase/5-amino-6-(5-phosphoribosylamino)uracil reductase RibD, with protein sequence MNRPDGGLDAAMRLAIEQSNQVKGTTYPNPPVGAVILDAGGVVVGVGGTEPAGGDHAEVLALRRAGDLAVGGTAVVTLEPCNHYGKTPPCVNALLESKVAAVVYGVADPNPAAAGGAARLTEAGVQVTPGVLADEVAGGPLREWLHKQRTGLPHVTWKYASSVDGRSAAADGTSQWISSEASRLDVHRRRAAADAIVVGTGTVLADDPALTARLPDGSLAARQPLRVVVGLREIPSEAKVLNDDSRTMVIRTHDPMEVIKALTDRTDVLLEGGPTLAGAFLRAGAVNRILAYIAPMLLGGPVSAVDDVGVPTIARALRWQFDGVDRAGPDLVLSLVPRGD encoded by the coding sequence ATGAATCGACCCGACGGCGGCCTCGACGCGGCCATGCGCCTGGCGATCGAACAGTCCAACCAGGTCAAGGGCACCACCTATCCGAACCCGCCGGTGGGGGCGGTCATCCTCGACGCCGGCGGCGTGGTCGTCGGCGTCGGCGGCACCGAACCCGCCGGTGGGGACCACGCCGAGGTATTGGCATTGCGGCGAGCCGGCGACCTGGCGGTCGGCGGGACGGCGGTGGTCACCCTCGAGCCCTGCAACCACTACGGCAAGACCCCGCCGTGCGTGAACGCCCTTCTGGAATCGAAGGTGGCGGCGGTGGTTTACGGCGTCGCCGACCCGAACCCGGCCGCCGCCGGTGGCGCGGCCCGGCTCACGGAGGCCGGCGTGCAGGTGACGCCCGGAGTGCTGGCCGACGAGGTGGCCGGCGGGCCGCTGCGGGAGTGGCTGCACAAACAGCGGACCGGGCTGCCGCATGTGACCTGGAAATACGCCAGCAGCGTCGACGGCCGCAGCGCGGCCGCCGATGGCACCAGCCAATGGATTTCCAGCGAGGCCTCGCGGCTGGACGTGCATCGCCGCCGCGCGGCCGCCGATGCGATCGTCGTCGGCACCGGCACCGTGCTGGCCGACGACCCGGCGTTGACCGCCCGGTTGCCCGACGGCTCGCTGGCCGCTCGGCAACCGCTGCGCGTGGTGGTGGGCCTACGCGAAATACCGTCGGAGGCAAAGGTTCTCAACGACGATTCACGCACCATGGTGATCCGCACGCATGATCCGATGGAGGTGATCAAGGCGCTAACGGATCGCACCGACGTCCTGCTGGAGGGGGGTCCAACCCTCGCCGGCGCCTTCCTGCGGGCCGGGGCGGTCAACCGCATCCTGGCTTACATCGCGCCGATGCTGTTGGGCGGGCCAGTTTCCGCGGTCGACGACGTCGGCGTGCCCACCATCGCGCGGGCGTTGCGCTGGCAGTTCGACGGAGTCGACCGCGCCGGGCCGGATCTGGTGCTCAGCCTGGTGCCGCGTGGCGACTAA
- a CDS encoding MFS transporter yields MSSQAGRRVAISAGSLAVLLGALDAYVVVTIMRDIMSDVHIPINQLQRITWIITMYLLGYIAAMPLLGRASDRFGRKLVLQVSLALFMVGSVVTALAGHWGDFHLLIGGRTIQGVASGALLPVTLALGADLWAQRNRAGVLGGIGAAQELGSVLGPLYGIFIVYLFHDWRYVFWINVPLTLIAMAMIQFSLPSHERVEEPERVDLVGGVLLAVALGLAVIGLYNPQPDGKQILPSYGLPLVIGAVVVAVLFMLWERFSRTRLIEPAGVHFRPFLAALGASLAAGAALMVTLVDVELFGQGVLQMDQTQAAGLLLWFLIALPVGAVLGGWIATRVGDRVMTFIGLLIAAYGYWLIHYWRQDVLSQKHDIFGVFSVPVLHADLLVAGVGLGLVIGPLTSAALRVVPSAQHGIASAAVVVARMTGMLIGVAALSAWGLYRFNQIVAGLTAAIPPNASLLERIAAQGTMYLKAFAMMYGDIFSATVVICIVGAVLGLFIGGRKEHAEEPEVAEPQKVSLGER; encoded by the coding sequence ATGAGTTCGCAGGCCGGGCGCCGCGTCGCGATCAGCGCCGGCAGCCTGGCGGTGCTGTTGGGCGCGCTGGACGCCTATGTCGTCGTGACGATCATGCGCGACATCATGAGCGACGTTCACATCCCGATTAACCAGCTGCAGCGCATCACCTGGATCATCACGATGTACCTGCTGGGCTACATCGCCGCCATGCCGCTGCTGGGGCGGGCGTCTGACCGGTTCGGCCGCAAGCTGGTGCTGCAGGTCAGCCTGGCCCTGTTCATGGTGGGGTCGGTGGTGACCGCGCTCGCCGGGCACTGGGGCGACTTCCACCTGCTGATCGGCGGCCGCACCATCCAGGGCGTGGCCAGCGGCGCGCTGCTGCCGGTGACGCTCGCGCTGGGCGCCGACCTGTGGGCTCAGCGCAACCGCGCCGGCGTGCTGGGCGGCATCGGCGCCGCGCAGGAACTCGGCAGCGTGCTGGGCCCGCTGTATGGGATCTTCATCGTGTACCTGTTCCACGACTGGCGCTACGTGTTCTGGATCAACGTCCCGCTGACCCTGATCGCGATGGCGATGATCCAGTTCAGCCTGCCGTCGCACGAGCGCGTGGAAGAACCCGAGCGGGTCGACCTGGTCGGTGGTGTGCTGCTCGCGGTCGCCCTCGGCCTCGCGGTCATCGGCCTGTACAACCCGCAACCCGACGGCAAGCAGATCCTGCCGAGCTACGGGCTGCCCCTGGTCATCGGGGCGGTCGTGGTGGCGGTGCTGTTCATGCTCTGGGAACGGTTCTCGCGCACCCGGCTGATCGAGCCGGCGGGGGTGCACTTCCGCCCCTTCCTGGCCGCGTTGGGCGCATCGTTGGCCGCGGGCGCGGCGCTAATGGTGACCCTGGTCGACGTGGAGCTGTTCGGCCAGGGCGTGCTGCAGATGGACCAGACGCAGGCCGCCGGGTTGCTGCTGTGGTTCTTGATCGCGCTGCCGGTCGGGGCCGTGCTGGGCGGCTGGATCGCCACCCGGGTGGGCGACCGGGTGATGACCTTCATCGGGCTGCTGATCGCGGCATACGGCTACTGGCTGATTCACTACTGGCGCCAAGATGTACTGAGCCAGAAGCACGACATTTTCGGGGTGTTCAGCGTCCCCGTGTTGCACGCCGACCTGCTGGTGGCCGGTGTGGGCCTCGGCCTGGTGATCGGGCCGCTGACCTCCGCGGCGCTGCGGGTTGTCCCGTCCGCCCAGCATGGCATTGCCTCGGCGGCCGTGGTGGTGGCCCGGATGACGGGCATGTTGATCGGTGTGGCCGCGCTCAGCGCGTGGGGCCTGTACCGGTTCAACCAGATCGTGGCGGGGTTGACGGCCGCGATACCCCCCAACGCTTCGCTATTGGAGCGGATCGCCGCGCAGGGGACGATGTACCTCAAGGCGTTCGCCATGATGTACGGCGACATCTTCAGCGCCACCGTGGTCATCTGCATCGTGGGAGCAGTGCTGGGCCTGTTCATCGGCGGCCGCAAGGAACACGCCGAGGAACCGGAAGTCGCTGAGCCGCAAAAGGTCTCGTTGGGAGAGCGCTAA
- a CDS encoding LppX_LprAFG lipoprotein translates to MQTRRRLSAVLASLTLATALIAGCSSGSKQSGGPLPDATTLVKQSADATRSVKSVHLVLSIQGKIQGLPIKTLTGDLTTTPATAASGNAMITLGGSDIDANFVVVDGNLYATLTPNKWSDFGKASDIYDVSVLLNPDTGLANALANFSNAKAQGRDTINGQNTIRISGNVSADAVNKIMPQFNATQPVPSTVWVQETGEHQLVQANLQKSSGNSVQVTLSNWGEQVQVTKPPVSS, encoded by the coding sequence ATGCAGACCCGCCGCCGCCTTTCGGCCGTCCTCGCATCACTGACCCTCGCCACCGCTTTGATCGCCGGCTGCTCGTCGGGCTCAAAGCAGAGCGGCGGACCGCTACCCGACGCAACGACTTTGGTCAAGCAGTCCGCCGACGCCACCAGGTCCGTCAAGAGCGTGCACCTCGTGCTGTCGATCCAGGGCAAGATCCAGGGGCTGCCCATCAAGACGCTGACCGGTGACCTCACCACGACACCGGCCACCGCCGCGTCGGGCAACGCCATGATCACCCTCGGCGGATCCGACATCGACGCCAACTTCGTGGTCGTCGACGGCAACCTGTACGCCACGCTCACGCCGAACAAGTGGAGCGACTTCGGCAAGGCGTCCGACATCTACGACGTCTCGGTGCTGCTGAACCCGGACACCGGCTTGGCCAACGCGCTGGCCAACTTCAGCAACGCCAAGGCCCAGGGCCGCGACACCATCAACGGGCAGAACACCATTCGCATCAGCGGGAACGTGTCGGCGGATGCGGTGAACAAGATCATGCCGCAGTTCAACGCGACTCAGCCGGTGCCGAGCACCGTGTGGGTTCAGGAGACCGGTGAGCACCAGCTGGTGCAGGCTAACCTGCAGAAGAGTTCGGGCAATTCCGTCCAAGTCACGTTGTCCAATTGGGGGGAGCAGGTTCAGGTCACCAAGCCCCCGGTGAGTTCATGA